CAGAGCAGCTCGCTCCCGAACTCAACAGCGAAACCAAGCTTCTCGAACACTCGGAGGCATGGCGTCCCTGGCGCGCCTACGCGGCCATGTTCTTGTGGCGGGCTCACGTTCCCAAGCTGAAGACGACGCTGAACAAACGGCCAGAAAAAGGGCAAACCAAACAACAGCAACCCCGAACGCGACAGCAGAGGATCCGATCATGACCATTGAATACACGTACATCGACAGCCCGGCCGGGCAGGTATGGGTCGCGTGGTGTCGCGACGGTTTGGTTTCCGTCGACTTCGTCGACCCACTGGAGGACGCGCAGCTCGATCCCGATTGGGAGTACAACGCAGACCTGCGCTGCGACGCGGTCGATCAACTGAACGCGTACTTTGCGGGCACTCTGCGCGAATTCGATCTGCCGCTGGTCTTGCACGGAACCGACTTTCAGAAACGCGTCTGGCGAGAACTCGCAAAGATTCGCTACGGCGAAACAACGACGTATGGCGCGATCGCCGGGCAACTCGGCAAGCCAACCGCTTCGCGGGCGGTCGGAGCGGCCAACGGGCAGAACCCCATTTCGATCGTGCTGCCGTGTCACCGCGTGATCGGCAAGAACGGCAAGCTCACCGGCTACTCCGGGGGGATCGACAAGAAAGAAAAACTCTTGCGCTTCGAGCGCGACTGCCTGAGTTGACGGCTGGGCGGGGATGAGGTGTTGGGTTCGGTCGGCCCAAGCCAGATGCAGGCTAACGGCGTTCGACCGGAATTTTCAAAATGACTTTCGATCTTCCCGAGATTGCTACATCGATCTCGAGTTCACCGCCGTGGAGATCCGCGACTGATCTGGAGACCCCCAGATCCAATCCTTTCGCGCCGCGTCGAGTCCCAGAGGAAGACTCGATTGGCCGCGTTCGCGACTCGTCGCCAATTTTTGGACCGTGATCAGAGACGCTGAAGCAGATCTGTTCGGATTCCTCGTCCAGATCAGCGGTCAGCAAGAGCGTGCCTCCATCCGGCATCTCTTCTACCGCGTTCTTTAGCAGTTCGTCCAGCGCGCACCCCAGAAGATTGGGGTCGGCCTCGAACTCGAAATCTTCGAGGTTGGGAGAAACCGTCACCTCGACGTCACCCCCTAACTGCGCGGCAATTGGGAGAATCCTGTGTACGGCGGGCGCGAGAATCGACTTTGCCTTCAGACTCTCGAACACCGGTCGCTCGCTCTTCGTAAGCTCCAGCATCTTGTCGATGCTCTCACCGATTCGAGTTGCCAGTCCCGAGATTTCCTCGAACGCATCCGCCCGGACTGTCCCGGGCCCTTGAACTTCTGGATTGTTCACGATCTCGAGGATGTTGCTGAGCGGGTTCACGATCGCGCGAGCAATTGCACTCGCAACCTCCTCCGCATTTGGAGATTCATCTGCACCCTGGAAGCGACTTCGCAGTGACCTCAACTCATGCCGACGGGCGTCTTCACCTAGAACAATCTGCGTGACGTCGACGTAGTGCTCTACGCGCCCCCCTGCAAAAGGGCCGGCGTTGATGGGCTGGCTCCAGTGCTCGAGCCAGCGCTCCTCCCGCCCTTCCCCGGGCAGGACGTGGCATCGGAAATGTTCGATGTAAGTGTTGTTTTCGTAGGTAGCGAGGACACGCTCTTCGAAGTGGAGCGGGTCTTCGAGGTGATTGCGAATCAATTCGCGAATCAACTTTCGCTTGTCGCGGCCGATGACGTTCGCTCGGTCTATTCCGAAGTAGCGCTCCATCGCCCGACTGATCCACACGACCTTGAAATCGACATCGAGCAGGAAGATCCCCACTGCAGAATTTTCCAGCAGGTCGTCGGCGCCGCCTTGAAACGCCACTTTCACCGGGTGGGACTGGTGCACGTTGTCGCCGGAGCTGTCGATGCGGTGACTCAGCTCCTCGAGATCGGCGGGCAGCCTACTGGGCTGGGTCTCTTCCGAAGTGCGGATACTCCAATACTTGCGACCTTCACGGGTCTCGGCTCGCAAGCCTGGAAAGCGGTCGCGCAATGCGCCGATCATTCTTTCCGCGGTTCGCCGGCTCACTTCGAAGTTCTCGGAAATATCGTCCATCGTCAGACCGACCAGTGTGGTCTGGAGCAGATCTTTGAGCTCTAGAATGTCGGTTGCGCGTTGGTAGCGCTCACTCATGGCTTCACCATTTCGGAGAGACGAGGCGGTCAGTAGGATCGGATCCGGAGTTTATACATAATTTGGAGGTGAAAACATCCGTTCAGCCGAAGCAGAATCGACTCAGATACCGCGCATTCGAAACAAGAAGAGCAACTAAGCGTGCTGTTTTCAAGTTCTTGATGTCGATGCTGAGGGGCCGCTAGCGACTGTCGATCTTCAGGGAGCTTTTGGCGAGGGGCAGCGCAATCCACTCTCCCCCGACTCTGAAGGACTCGTGAAATCCCAGGGCGATCTCCAGCGCTTT
This portion of the Myxococcales bacterium genome encodes:
- a CDS encoding PAS domain-containing protein gives rise to the protein MSERYQRATDILELKDLLQTTLVGLTMDDISENFEVSRRTAERMIGALRDRFPGLRAETREGRKYWSIRTSEETQPSRLPADLEELSHRIDSSGDNVHQSHPVKVAFQGGADDLLENSAVGIFLLDVDFKVVWISRAMERYFGIDRANVIGRDKRKLIRELIRNHLEDPLHFEERVLATYENNTYIEHFRCHVLPGEGREERWLEHWSQPINAGPFAGGRVEHYVDVTQIVLGEDARRHELRSLRSRFQGADESPNAEEVASAIARAIVNPLSNILEIVNNPEVQGPGTVRADAFEEISGLATRIGESIDKMLELTKSERPVFESLKAKSILAPAVHRILPIAAQLGGDVEVTVSPNLEDFEFEADPNLLGCALDELLKNAVEEMPDGGTLLLTADLDEESEQICFSVSDHGPKIGDESRTRPIESSSGTRRGAKGLDLGVSRSVADLHGGELEIDVAISGRSKVILKIPVERR
- a CDS encoding methylated-DNA--[protein]-cysteine S-methyltransferase — protein: MTIEYTYIDSPAGQVWVAWCRDGLVSVDFVDPLEDAQLDPDWEYNADLRCDAVDQLNAYFAGTLREFDLPLVLHGTDFQKRVWRELAKIRYGETTTYGAIAGQLGKPTASRAVGAANGQNPISIVLPCHRVIGKNGKLTGYSGGIDKKEKLLRFERDCLS